The DNA window CATGTTACAAGTAACCGAAAAAGCAGTAGAAATGATAAAAGACTTTCTCAAGGACAGGGGTGAGGAGCATATCATCAGGTTCATGATGAATGAGGGCGGGTGATCCGGTCCCTCCTTGGGCATGGCTCTGGACGAGCCAAGAGATGGTGATGAGATATTTAAAGAAAACGGGATTACCTTCCTGATCAACAAAGAAATATTTGAACTGGTGAAACCAATTACAGTAGATTTTATCAGTACACCGCGGGGAAGCGGATTCAAGGTGTCATCCAGTCTGGAAACCGGCAGTTCATGTGGAAAATCGTGCAGCAGTTGTTAGCATGACAGCGGATGATCTCTTGAAAGGTCGTAAACTAAGATAAACAATGATCGGCTTCCTAAAAAGCTCCGAAGCAAGGCGTGCGAGTCGCAAGGAATGAGGCGTGCTGAGACGTACGCCGTATAGCCTGCCCCGGCGCAGGCAGGGGGACTTTTTAGGAAGCCGTCACAGAAGGCTTATGAGTGAAGAAAGGAAAATAGATTATTTTCTCCACCTTGCCGATGATTTAATGAAAGCAAAGCGGTATGATGCTGCTGTCATTCTTTATCGGAAGTTAGTTGATATGCATCCAGGTGAGGATTCCTTTCTTCTTTCATTGGCGTGGGCCTATCATGACAGCGGTAGGCTGGATGAGGCTGTCGATTGTTTTGAGCGCCTTCTCAACCGTGAACTGCAGCGGGAAGTCTTTACCGGGTTTGCCTTTGATGAGCTTGTCCGGATTTTTAAGGAAAAGGGAGAATACGAACGCCTCGTTGGTGTTTGTGAAAGAGTGGTTGCCATGCAGCCGGATGATATCGCACTCCTTAGTGATCTCGGCGACGCCTATCTCAAGGCGGGCAGGCCAAGTGATGCTGTTAAAGTGTTTGAAAAAATGATAGAGATGGAACCGGATGCATCAGTAACGTATTGCAGTCTTGGGAATGCACTCATTGCGACAGGGGCCTTTGATGGCGCCGAAGAGGCGTACAGGAAAGCGGTTGAGATTGATCCTTCAGAGGCTGGTTCCTTTTATAACAGGCTGGCTAGTGCTTATTTCAATGCGGGACATGCTGAAATGGCAGAAAGGACTTTCAGAAAATGTCTCGAATTCCGATTTGATGAACCCATGTACCACTGCGGCCTTGGGGATGTCTTGGTGAAACAGGGAAAGATTGACGATGCCGAGGGTGCATACGAAAAAGCCGCTCAGCTTGATCACGCTTCTTCAAGTGCTTACTACAACAGATTTGGAAACACCCTCGCCCGGGGAAATTTCTACCTTCAGGCGATAGAGGTTTTCAAAAAAGCCATTGCTGCAGATCCCGAAAACCCCTTCTATTATATCCACCTTGCAGAATCGTATAC is part of the Deltaproteobacteria bacterium genome and encodes:
- a CDS encoding tetratricopeptide repeat protein, whose amino-acid sequence is MLRRTPYSLPRRRQGDFLGSRHRRLMSEERKIDYFLHLADDLMKAKRYDAAVILYRKLVDMHPGEDSFLLSLAWAYHDSGRLDEAVDCFERLLNRELQREVFTGFAFDELVRIFKEKGEYERLVGVCERVVAMQPDDIALLSDLGDAYLKAGRPSDAVKVFEKMIEMEPDASVTYCSLGNALIATGAFDGAEEAYRKAVEIDPSEAGSFYNRLASAYFNAGHAEMAERTFRKCLEFRFDEPMYHCGLGDVLVKQGKIDDAEGAYEKAAQLDHASSSAYYNRFGNTLARGNFYLQAIEVFKKAIAADPENPFYYIHLAESYTAIGLPDMAEKTYRKAESLR